A stretch of DNA from Dehalobacterium formicoaceticum:
TTTTTTATTCCGCTTCGGGCAGAAGGGAAAATTCCATCTCCCGGTTTTCCCAATTGCGCAGACGAACTCGGTATCCGTTGTATTTTTGGACATAGGTGGGTAAGAGGGGTACCTTTCCGTAGCCATAAGGACTGTTAATAATATAAGTTGGCACAGCCAGACCGGAAGTGAATCCCCGTAATTTTTTGAGGATTTCCATGCCTTCATCTACCGTTGTGATAAAATGCTTGGTGCCTTTCACGGCTTTGGCATGAAAGATATAATAGGGACGCACCCTGATTTTTAACAGTTCCTGATTCATTTTTTTCATAACATGCGGATCATTGTTAACCCCTTTCAGAAGAACTGCCTGGTTACCCAAAATCACACCGGCTTCCACCAGCAGATCACATGCTTTCTTGCTTTCCGGAGTGATCTCCCTGGGATGGTTGAACTGGGTATTGATATAAATGGGAGGATGTTTCTTAAGCACGGCGCACAGTTCCGGTGTAATGCGCTGAGGCAGTGTCACTGGAGTGCGGGTACCGATGCGTTTAATCTCCACATGACTTATTTGATCCAGCTCAGAAAGGAGCCAATCCAATTGACTGTCACTTAAGAGCAGAGCATCTCCGCCAGTAATTAATACATCACGGATTTCAGGATTTTCCCTGATATAATCTAAGGCTGCCTGCAAGTTTTCTTTGGTCTGGTTTTTATCCACCTCACCAATGTTGCGGCGTCTTTGGCAATGGCGGCAATACATGCCGCACTGATTGGTCACATTAATGATCAAACGGTCCGAATAACGCCGGGTAATGCAAGGGGCCGGAGAGGTGAACTCCTCTGCCATCGGATCGTCATAGCCTAGTTCATCTAATTCCTCAATAGAGGGCACCGACTGGCGCATAATGGGGTCCTCCAGGGAAAACGGTCTGATCAGGGAGACATAATAGGGCGAAATCGCCCAGCGATAAAGCTGTCCAACTTGTTCGATCCCAGCGAGCCGCTCTTCATCAATTCCCATAATTTGTGCCAGGACATGAACATCATTAATACGATGGGACATTTGCCAATGCCAGTTGTTCCAATCTTCCTCGGTGGCGTTGAAATAGGCCAGAATTTTTTCTTTATTGCCGGTTAAAGTTTCAGACATTTCGAATCCAGTCTTAATCAGAGGTTTTTTTTCAAGATAATCGTCCATCTTATGCTTAAGTTCAGTGGCACGTTCCAATGAGATTTCCCTTTTTTCTTCAACACTAAACTCGCGCTGGTTTTCATTTTTGATTAACACATTGCATTCCTCCTTTTTCTGAACGAATTATCGGTTTAATAGGTTTAAAATGTTTATTAAAAGCAAAACAGTTGCATCCTTTTAAAAACATAAGTTCCACAAAACACCATCTTAGGGGAAAACAAATGCCCCGGTCAGCAATGTCCGGAGCAAAAAGGGTACATAAAAGATAGCAAAGCTAAGCTTTAAGTCCTCCCTTTCTACGCTTACGAAGTTAGCTGACGGATTCGGGCCGAAAGTGTGACCCTACCTCTTAATGAGGATTCACCCCAGTGATGGTTCCCCCGCTTCTTTTTTAAGAACTCAGCGATTGAGGATTCATAATCTTAAATTGAAAATTGAAGAGAATTTGATAGGTAATCGTCTACTCGTCCTAATACTTTATAATTATACCACGAAAAGTAAATTAATGCAAGAAACACAGGCTAAAGAGTGTTGGAAGTTTTATAAAAAGCCTGGACATCTCTTGACAAACATAGTTAAAATTGATAACATAATCCTTAATTGATTAAATGCTATGACAGGGAAAACACAATGCAGAATGTGGCCACAGAGAGCTGTTGGATGCTGCAAAACAGTGCCCGAAGCAAAAGTGAACTCACCCTCGAGCAGTCTGCTGAAAGCTTTT
This window harbors:
- the eam gene encoding glutamate 2,3-aminomutase, producing the protein MLIKNENQREFSVEEKREISLERATELKHKMDDYLEKKPLIKTGFEMSETLTGNKEKILAYFNATEEDWNNWHWQMSHRINDVHVLAQIMGIDEERLAGIEQVGQLYRWAISPYYVSLIRPFSLEDPIMRQSVPSIEELDELGYDDPMAEEFTSPAPCITRRYSDRLIINVTNQCGMYCRHCQRRRNIGEVDKNQTKENLQAALDYIRENPEIRDVLITGGDALLLSDSQLDWLLSELDQISHVEIKRIGTRTPVTLPQRITPELCAVLKKHPPIYINTQFNHPREITPESKKACDLLVEAGVILGNQAVLLKGVNNDPHVMKKMNQELLKIRVRPYYIFHAKAVKGTKHFITTVDEGMEILKKLRGFTSGLAVPTYIINSPYGYGKVPLLPTYVQKYNGYRVRLRNWENREMEFSLLPEAE